In a genomic window of Sardina pilchardus chromosome 20, fSarPil1.1, whole genome shotgun sequence:
- the luzp1 gene encoding leucine zipper protein 1 gives MSEYKDTTNRHLRHKLQSLGRRLDELEEATSKLQKAEDELLDLQDKIIQAEGSNSSLLAEVETLRKRVLKIEGKDEEIRKAEDLCRSVREKLEEEEKLTRGLRVEIERLQARMAELEKLEEAFGKCKSDCTQLCLSLNEEKNLNRKLSTELEALKARLKEVDASEARLDKAEQALTAEMERLKGLTQTFLSERKRLLEKQKEDRELILKLTDKLEQQKNRISSADYGCRDSRDLRIEDEFSTGLSSKLTRKKSLDYLKFTDDAGLRNKTENEKNSLEGQEDNKVRDLNQEVEKLKNRLKQLELVEEDLKNTESKNSELLEKFQQEKIRSQTLAEQVELLKTQVYGSGGAGNGTAKVLENGKVENEDINVRAGFRQEKPKYRSAAAEPSKYKSRDVSPQQKREPKLRNKDLSQSAESSPKSTRRALSPAHKSRRAPKVGATPASDNGLKEMERSVPGTQASNSDSKKASVLSRYPPAANDQKSWKTQQKASDVDCKKSRVEKFSKLYGGSDSESNSSDVVPVTSSKAVVALSATKDPDSEQGFANPSQDSSAVLSLSKANGSYTAYRSHVSPAVASDHGSEGHSSASESESTGSRPSVGDQESLSATASGRSANLKYPRYSRIHSDGSSTRSSYEEEGHRALMAEGGLQEPSHSLSGMEIKRVCSPRESLRSKAVIKPAIVEIDRKEVMGGSGGGMESLSSSGKPKISTKPVLTSKMTSSITIYPNDPSSSRTSSRSSSVCSEPIAKERHTSTSNIIIGPSSENRGSVSIPYEISIPKSDITLRPCQDEADDEDNSVPPSVVETARVETHLSSRNSFSLQSPDFINDVESGFESSSSSSTTTVTSWRSHGHNHHQHSQDDCLPEMRNVTVRSTWKNRGAQSVDEVSRVPRLDGSEDESESTWRAYRATTVLDGEEAVAPPPPHMEGRGGKLSPAEVYMQRITSSRDAQEPGHPRVRATASSPSDSGLGRTVPHEPVSAKERQLWSRKHSTATDEGEPQANLWRRPSPSSLDPYDRSSKTDSGSSGRTTMSSRSVVGRTPDRSRPWTNRHLDN, from the exons ATGTCCGAgtacaaagacaccaccaatcGCCACTTGCGTCACAAGCTCCAGAGCCTGGGGCGCCGACTGGatgagctggaggaggccaCCAGTAAGCTCCAGAAGGCTGAGGATGAGCTGCTGGACCTCCAGGATAAGATCATCCAGGCTGAGGGCAGCAACTCGTCTCTGCTGGCCGAAGTTGAGACACTGAGGAAACGAGTGCTCAAGATTGAGGGCAAGGATGAGGAGATCCGCAAGGCTGAAGACCTGTGTCGTTCAGTACGGGagaagctggaggaggaggagaagctgaCCAGAGGACTGAGGGTGGAGATTGAACGTCTTCAG GCAAGAATGGCTGAGCTGGAAAAGCTTGAAGAAGCTTTTGGGAAGTGCAAGTCTGACTGCACCCAGCTGTGCCTCAGCCTTAATGAGGAGAAGAACCTCAACCGCAAGCTTTCCACCGAGCTGGAGGCCCTTAAGGCTCGCCTGAAAGAGGTAGATGCCTCGGAGGCCCGTCTGGACAAGGCCGAGCAGGCCCTCACTGCTGAGATGGAGAGGCTCAAAGGCCTCACTCAAACATTCttgagtgagaggaagaggctTCTGGAGAAGCAGAAGGAGGACCGGGAGTTGATCCTCAAGCTTACAGACAAACTTGAGCAACAAAAGAACCGGATAAGCTCAGCAGACTATGGGTGCAGGGATTCTAGGGATCTGCGTATTGAGGATGAATTCTCTACAGGCCTCAGCAGCAAACTTACTAGGAAGAAGAGCCTTGACTACCTGAAGTTCACTGATGATGCCGGgttgagaaataaaacagagaATGAGAAGAACAGTCTGGAAGGTCAAGAGGACAACAAGGTCAGGGACTTGAACCAGGAGGTGGAAAAACTGAAGAATCGCCTGAAGCAGTTGGAGCTGGTTGAGGAGGACCTGAAGAACACAGAGTCCAAAAATTCAGAGTTGCTGGAGAAGTTCCAACAGGAGAAGATCCGAAGCCAAACCCTTGCTGAGCAGGTTGAGCTGCTTAAGACGCAAGTCTATGGCAGTGGAGGTGCAGGCAATGGCACAGCTAAGGTCTTGGAGAATGGCAAAGTGGAGAATGAGGACATCAATGTCCGGGCAGGGTTCCGTCAGGAGAAGCCAAAATACAGGAGCGCTGCTGCTGAGCCTTCCAAGTACAAGAGCCGTGATGTCTCCCCACAGCAGAAGAGAGAACCTAAACTGCGGAACAAGGACCTTAGCCAATCAGCAGAAAGTTCTCCCAAGTCCACCAGGAGGGCACTGAGTCCTGCACACAAAAGTAGACGAGCTCCAAAGGTCGGTGCCACCCCTGCCTCTGACAACGGCCttaaagaaatggagagatccGTTCCAGGCACTCAGGCATCAAACAGCGACAGCAAGAAGGCATCTGTTCTCAGCCGTTACCCACCTGCTGCTAATGACCAGAAATCATGGAAGACACAGCAGAAAGCAAGTGATGTTGACTGTAAGAAGAGCCGGGTAGAGAAGTTCTCCAAGTTGTATGGCGGTAGTGACAGTGAGTCCAACAGTTCAGATGTTGTGCCTGTGACTTCCAGTAAGGCTGTGGTTGCGCTTTCAGCCACAAAAGACCCTGACTCTGAGCAGGGGTTTGCAAATCCTTCCCAGGATTCCTCAGCTGTTTTGAGCCTCTCCAAAGCAAATGGCTCCTACACTGCCTACCGGTCCCATGTTTCCCCAGCTGTGGCTAGTGACCATGGATCTGAGGGGCACTCTTCAGCCTCAGAGAGTGAATCCACTGGGTCAAGGCCATCAGTAGGGGACCAGGAGTCTTTATCTGCCACTGCAAGTGGCAGGTCCGCCAACCTGAAGTATCCCAGATACTCTCGGATCCACTCGGATGGGTCCTCGACTAGGAGCTCCTATGAAGAAGAGGGGCACAGGGCTCTGATGGCTGAAGGGGGCTTGCAGGAACCGTCCCACTCACTCTCAGGGATGGAGATCAAGAGGGTCTGCAGTCCTCGGGAATCACTGAGGTCCAAGGCAGTAATCAAACCAGCCATCGTCGAGATAGACCGTAAAGAGGTCATGGGCGGGTCGGGTGGCGGCATGGAATCTCTGTCGTCCAGCGGCAAGCCCAAGATCTCCACCAAACCGGTCCTGACCAGCAAGATGACGAGCAGTATCACCATCTACCCCAATGATCCGAGCTCGTCCCGgaccagcagcaggagcagcagtgtgtgcagtgaGCCAATAGCAAAAGAGCGCCACACATCTACCAGCAACATCATCATTGGCCCCAGCAGCGAGAACCGTGGCAGCGTGTCCATCCCATATGAAATTTCCATTCCCAAGAGTGACATCACGCTCAGGCCATGCCAGGATGAAGCTGATGACGAAGACAACAGTGTCCCTCCCAGCGTTGTGGAGACTGCCCGTGTGGAGACGCACCTGAGTTCCCGTAACAGCTTCAGCTTGCAGTCTCCGGACTTTATCAATGATGTCGAGTCTGGCTTcgagagcagcagcagtagcagcaccaCGACAGTCACCAGTTGGAGGAGCCATGGTCATAACCACCACCAACACTCCCAGGATGACTGCCTGCCCGAGATGAGGAACGTCACCGTCCGTAGCACCTGGAAGAACCGTGGGGCCCAGTCTGTGGATGAGGTCAGCCGCGTCCCTCGACTGGATGGCTCGGAGGATGAGTCGGAGTCCACCTGGAGGGCGTATCGTGCCACCACGGTATTGGATGGAGAGGAAGCGGttgcaccacctcctccacataTGGAGGGGCGTGGAGGAAAGCTGAGCCCAGCTGAAGTTTACATGCAGCGGATCACCAGCAGTAGAGATGCCCAGGAGCCAGGGCATCCTCGTGTCAGGGCCACAGCATCATCACCCTCCGACAGTGGGCTGGGGAGGACTGTGCCCCACGAGCCTGTGAGTGCCAAGGAGCGCCAACTCTGGAGCCGAAAGCACTCTACA GCTACAGATGAGGGTGAACCACAGGCAAATCTGTGGAGAAGGCCATCGCCCTCAAGCCTTGACCCTTATGACCGGTCATCCAAGACAgacagcggcagcagcggcagaaCTACAATGTCCAGCAGGAGTGTGGTGGGTCGTACTCCAGACCGAAGCAGGCCTTGGACCAACCGACACTTGGACAACTGA